A part of Palaemon carinicauda isolate YSFRI2023 chromosome 8, ASM3689809v2, whole genome shotgun sequence genomic DNA contains:
- the LOC137644845 gene encoding arrestin homolog — translation MVSAVKVFKKTSPNGKVTAYLSRRDFVDHITHTAPVDGVVVVEDEYLRGRRIFARVAVAYRYGRPEDEVMGLNFFKEFELVNNEVALQRSDSDLSDIQKRLLSNFGASAHPFSVILPQQAPCSVFLDNGNDDTSQPMGVTYELRLYVSEKKEERPHKRNSVNFAVRRVQFAPLEIASRRPHTLVSRGFTLSSGRLNLELSLGREIYNHGQPIEAHISVNNGSKKTVKSIMVEVIQHVEVTMISCQFNRVVASLESKEGCPITPGNNFTKTYIVTPLVSTNKRRYGIAFEGHTKDQDVNLASSTLVPMGKPANDALGIIVSYSVKVKLSCGAIGGELSADLPFKLMHPNPAAHKFPLRKSRSIDKIEFEEFARLRRSFSMADDQN, via the exons ATGGTTAGCGCTGTTAAGGTcttcaagaaaacctctccaaatg GTAAAGTCACTGCTTATCTAAGCCGAAGAGACTTCGTTGACCACATCACCCACACTGCACCTGTAGATGGCGTGGTAGTGGTCGAAGATGAGTACCTACGCGGGAGGCGCATTTTCGCGCGAGTGGCCGTTGCTTACCGCTACGGTCGGCCGGAAGATGAGGTGATGGGACTCAACTTCTTCAAGGAATTCGAGCTTGTCAATAACGAAGTTGCTCTTCAAAGATCTGACTCTGATCTGAGCGACATTCAGAAAAGACTGCTCAGTAACTTTGGTGCCAGTGCTCATCCATTCAGCGTCATTTTGCCTCAACAAGCACCTTGCTCAGTCTTCCTTGACAATGGAAATGATGacaca AGTCAGCCAATGGGCGTTACCTACGAACTACGCCTCTATGTCTCCGAGAAGAAGGAAGAACGTCCTCACAAACGGAATTCTGTCAATTTTGCCGTAAGGCGAGTCCAGTTCGCCCCTCTGGAAATCGCCTCTCGTCGCCCGCATACGTTAGTCAGCAGGGGTTTCACTCTCTCATCTGGCAGGTTGAACTTAGAGCTCAGTTTAGGCAGAGAAATTTACAATCATGGACAACCAATCGAGGCTCATATATCTGTCAACAACGGCTCAAAGAAGACCGTAAAAAGCATAATGGTTGAAGTGATTCAGCATGTTGAAGTTACGATGATTAGCTGCCAGTTCAATCGAGTTGTGGCTTCTCTCGAGTCGAAGGAGGGTTGTCCAATCACCCCTGGAAACAACTTTACCAAAACCTACATTGTCACCCCGTTGGTTTCCACGAATAAGAGACGTTATGGAATTGCCTTTGAAGGCCATACAAAGGATCAGGACGTTAACTTGGCATCCTCTACTTTAGTCCCAATGGGCAAACCCGCTAACGATGCTTTGGGTATCATTGTCTCGTATTCTGTTAAGGTAAAGCTCAGCTGCGGTGCTATCGGTGGAGAACTCTCGGCTGATCTCCCCTTCAAGCTCATGCACCCGAATCCTGCTGCTCACAAGTTCCCTTTGCGGAAGTCTCGGTCCATAGATAAAATTGAGTTTGAAGAGTTTGCCCGTCTGCGACGAAGTTTCTCCATGGCAGATGATCAAAATTAA